Proteins encoded by one window of Enterococcus saccharolyticus subsp. saccharolyticus:
- a CDS encoding HAD-IA family hydrolase, producing MRKQHILFDLDGTIVDSSQGIFSSINYALRKLEREELPLDILKTFVGPPLKDSFIRIGLDERTADLAVNYYRELYKKEAVYQVKTYEGIEETLAELAKTKKIFLATSKPEFFAKIILEHLAFTSYFTGIYGADLEGTRTAKADVIHYALTTENITERETVVMIGDRKHDILGAADNGLESIGVLYGFGSKEELTHAGATHLVSTAKELITLID from the coding sequence ATGAGAAAACAACATATTTTATTTGATTTAGACGGTACGATTGTAGATTCCAGTCAGGGGATTTTTTCGTCCATTAATTATGCTTTACGTAAATTAGAGCGAGAAGAGTTACCTTTAGATATTTTAAAAACGTTTGTTGGACCGCCTTTAAAAGACTCATTTATCCGTATTGGTTTAGATGAACGAACAGCTGATTTGGCAGTTAATTACTATCGAGAATTGTATAAAAAAGAAGCGGTGTATCAAGTAAAAACATATGAAGGTATTGAAGAAACGTTGGCAGAATTGGCAAAAACTAAAAAGATATTTTTAGCTACTTCAAAACCAGAGTTTTTTGCTAAGATTATTTTGGAACATTTGGCGTTTACTTCTTATTTTACTGGTATTTATGGTGCTGATTTAGAAGGGACTCGTACAGCGAAAGCGGATGTGATTCATTATGCTTTAACGACAGAAAACATCACTGAACGAGAAACTGTCGTTATGATTGGTGATCGCAAGCATGATATTTTAGGTGCTGCGGATAATGGCTTGGAAAGTATCGGCGTATTATACGGATTTGGTAGCAAAGAAGAATTAACTCATGCAGGGGCGACACATTTAGTCTCTACTGCAAAAGAATTAATCACACTCATCGATTAA